A region from the Candidatus Omnitrophota bacterium genome encodes:
- a CDS encoding YifB family Mg chelatase-like AAA ATPase: MLSKIFSFALSGLEAIPITVEIDISRGLPSIVVVGLPDNAVKESKERVRSAIKNSGYKFPAQRITINLSPGDIKKEGPCFDLAMALGILSATETINSSSIKKYVILGELSLGGEVEAIKGSFSIAMRASKKKFGGIIVPEKNAHEAALANNLDVFPVKTLAQTIQFLQDPDSIKPFKIDIQKTFKQSNQYDIDFSEVRGQSHVKRGLEVAAAGGHNVLLIGPPGSGKTMLSKRLATILPDLSLEEALETAQIHSVSGLMEENLKNIGTRPFRCPHHTASDAALVGGGTIPKPGEVSLAHNGILFLDELPEFNRNVLEALRQPLEDHCVHISRAHKSVKFPSKFMLVCAMNPCPCGWYTDPKKECHCTPQKIQKYLSKVSGPLLDRIDIHLEVPSLKSQDLFSQRTKETSADIKKRAVKARRIQHKRFSGTKIFSNAQMQHRQIKEYCSVSEESQDLLKVAIDELGLSARAHDKILKVARTIADLDQQNQILPEHISEAIQYRSLDRIW; encoded by the coding sequence ATGCTCTCAAAAATCTTTAGTTTTGCCCTTTCAGGCCTAGAAGCCATCCCCATTACAGTTGAAATCGATATCTCCCGAGGCCTTCCCTCTATCGTTGTTGTTGGTCTTCCAGACAATGCCGTCAAAGAAAGCAAAGAACGCGTTCGCTCTGCAATCAAAAATAGCGGATACAAATTTCCAGCTCAGCGCATTACGATTAATCTTTCTCCGGGTGACATCAAAAAAGAAGGTCCTTGTTTTGATCTTGCTATGGCTTTAGGGATTTTAAGCGCCACAGAAACAATCAATTCCTCTTCAATTAAAAAATATGTTATTTTAGGAGAACTTTCGCTAGGTGGAGAAGTTGAGGCTATCAAAGGCTCTTTTTCAATCGCGATGCGCGCATCTAAAAAGAAATTTGGCGGCATTATCGTTCCAGAAAAAAACGCTCACGAAGCAGCTCTTGCAAACAACTTAGATGTTTTTCCAGTCAAAACTCTTGCTCAAACAATACAATTTTTACAAGACCCTGATTCCATCAAACCTTTTAAAATTGATATCCAAAAAACATTCAAACAATCCAACCAATATGATATTGATTTTAGCGAAGTTAGGGGCCAGTCGCACGTTAAGCGAGGCCTCGAAGTCGCAGCGGCCGGTGGACACAACGTCCTTTTGATCGGCCCGCCTGGAAGTGGCAAAACAATGCTCTCAAAAAGACTCGCCACTATTCTGCCAGACCTAAGTTTAGAGGAAGCTTTGGAAACAGCGCAAATTCATTCGGTATCAGGACTAATGGAAGAAAACTTAAAGAATATTGGAACGCGTCCTTTTCGCTGTCCTCATCACACAGCAAGCGATGCCGCCCTTGTCGGAGGAGGAACCATTCCAAAACCTGGCGAAGTTAGTCTTGCGCACAACGGCATTTTATTTTTAGACGAGTTGCCTGAATTTAATCGAAACGTCTTAGAAGCTTTGCGTCAACCACTCGAAGATCATTGCGTACACATATCTCGTGCTCACAAATCAGTAAAATTTCCTTCAAAATTTATGCTTGTTTGTGCCATGAACCCGTGCCCGTGCGGCTGGTACACAGACCCAAAAAAGGAATGTCATTGCACTCCTCAAAAAATACAAAAATATCTTTCCAAAGTCTCTGGCCCTCTTTTGGACCGCATTGATATTCATCTAGAAGTCCCTTCTTTAAAATCACAAGATCTTTTTTCTCAAAGGACAAAAGAGACGTCAGCGGATATCAAAAAAAGAGCGGTCAAGGCTCGAAGAATTCAACACAAACGTTTTAGTGGAACAAAAATATTTTCTAACGCGCAAATGCAACATCGTCAAATCAAAGAATATTGCTCAGTCTCAGAAGAATCTCAAGATCTTTTAAAAGTTGCGATCGATGAGCTGGGCTTATCCGCACGCGCTCATGACAAAATTCTCAAAGTCGCACGAACTATCGCTGATCTTGATCAGCAAAATCAAATTTTACCAGAACACATCTCGGAAGCGATTCAATATCGTTCTCTAGATCGGATATGGTAA